The following are encoded in a window of Methanobacteriales archaeon HGW-Methanobacteriales-1 genomic DNA:
- a CDS encoding translation initiation factor IF-5A — protein MSKKVVEVKTLKVGKYVILGGEASKITSISTSSPGKHGSAKARVEAVGIFDTQKRSIVKPVDTKIDIPIIDKRTGQVLALMGSDVQLMDLETYETFEIPIPDDLRDQLLEGVEVEYIMAMGNKKLMRTKG, from the coding sequence ATGTCAAAGAAAGTTGTAGAAGTTAAAACTTTAAAAGTCGGTAAATATGTAATTTTAGGCGGTGAAGCATCCAAAATCACTAGTATTTCAACATCATCCCCAGGTAAGCACGGTTCTGCAAAAGCTCGTGTGGAAGCAGTTGGTATTTTTGATACTCAAAAAAGAAGTATTGTAAAACCAGTGGATACTAAAATTGATATCCCAATTATTGACAAAAGAACTGGTCAGGTACTGGCTCTTATGGGTAGCGATGTTCAATTAATGGATTTGGAAACATATGAAACCTTTGAAATTCCTATTCCAGATGATCTACGAGACCAACTCCTTGAAGGTGTGGAAGTTGAGTATATCATGGCCATGGGTAACAAAAAACTCATGAGAACTAAAGGATAA
- a CDS encoding arginine decarboxylase, pyruvoyl-dependent: protein MKVAITSGKAEGPTKLNAFDNALLYAGIGDVNLIKVSSIIPANTEIIELKKLTPGDMVNCVLSYTSSSNPGDLISAAIAVATSSDFGCVVEHSGINCDPEAIRKEAISMVKYMMQVRNMEIKELLVEEINHEVVDLGAVVASLVYLGD from the coding sequence ATGAAAGTCGCAATAACATCTGGAAAAGCAGAAGGCCCTACAAAACTAAATGCATTTGACAATGCTCTCTTATATGCAGGAATTGGAGATGTGAACCTAATTAAAGTTTCTAGTATAATTCCTGCAAATACTGAGATTATAGAACTTAAAAAATTGACTCCTGGAGATATGGTTAACTGTGTGCTTTCCTATACCAGTTCTTCTAATCCAGGGGATCTTATTTCAGCAGCTATTGCTGTGGCCACATCTTCTGATTTTGGTTGTGTTGTAGAACACAGTGGCATTAACTGTGATCCAGAAGCTATTAGAAAAGAAGCTATTTCCATGGTAAAATACATGATGCAAGTTAGGAATATGGAAATAAAAGAATTGCTTGTTGAGGAAATTAATCATGAAGTGGTTGATTTAGGTGCAGTGGTAGCATCTTTAGTTTATTTAGGAGATTAA
- a CDS encoding inositol monophosphatase: MEESDLQFWRSIAVKMTEQVEKAVSPLVGKKEAGEIIKMGADGTPSKLIDLVAEDEVIEVLIRSKRPVILISEEIGTIKINSSPNDYLDTESLRNAHDENIEPNGDFFKTSPDPQIIFVVDPLDGTSNSVKNIPAFGISVAVAEYIPGANLPSLRDVKMGFVKNFATGDFYEAIKGRESLVNGERVFPSTQDSLNKSSMGAFIYGTKFSQVNNICKIIRRMRILGSVALELSYVGNGAYDAFMDLRGNLRVVDIAAAKLIVEEAGGIVTDQEGKSVDGLLSVNARTSIIAAGNSNLHQEIMKIMEVI; this comes from the coding sequence ATGGAAGAATCTGATTTGCAATTTTGGAGAAGTATAGCTGTTAAAATGACAGAACAAGTTGAAAAAGCTGTTTCCCCATTAGTTGGCAAAAAGGAAGCAGGAGAAATAATAAAAATGGGTGCAGACGGTACGCCGTCTAAATTAATTGATTTAGTTGCTGAAGATGAAGTAATTGAAGTCCTTATAAGATCAAAAAGACCAGTAATTTTAATAAGTGAAGAAATCGGGACTATAAAAATTAATTCCAGTCCAAATGATTATTTAGATACAGAATCACTTAGAAATGCGCATGATGAAAATATCGAGCCAAACGGTGACTTTTTCAAAACAAGCCCAGACCCTCAAATCATTTTTGTAGTAGATCCTTTAGATGGAACCAGTAACTCTGTTAAAAATATTCCTGCATTTGGAATATCAGTAGCTGTGGCCGAATACATACCTGGCGCAAATTTACCATCCCTAAGAGATGTGAAAATGGGATTTGTTAAAAATTTCGCCACCGGTGACTTTTACGAGGCCATTAAAGGAAGAGAATCCCTGGTGAATGGAGAAAGAGTTTTCCCATCCACACAAGATAGTTTAAATAAATCATCCATGGGTGCTTTTATTTATGGCACGAAATTTAGCCAGGTGAATAACATCTGTAAAATCATCCGAAGAATGAGGATACTAGGTTCTGTGGCCTTAGAACTTTCATATGTTGGTAATGGAGCCTATGACGCATTTATGGATCTTAGAGGAAACCTGAGAGTAGTAGATATTGCGGCAGCTAAATTAATAGTAGAAGAAGCAGGAGGAATTGTAACCGACCAGGAAGGAAAGTCTGTAGATGGCCTTTTAAGTGTAAATGCCAGAACATCCATTATTGCTGCAGGAAATAGTAATCTTCATCAAGAAATTATGAAAATTATGGAGGTCATCTAG
- a CDS encoding NAD(+) kinase, with amino-acid sequence MHIGIVARLDIPKSVELVKKIAKFLLNKDIEVSIDSSLIKEISEFKEMGVEIQDMQADMIIAIGGDGTILRTQNFVNGKKIPILGINLGTVGFLTEIDPENTFTALEEVLSGNYFIEERTLLRVYHGNELPSALNEVVMMTKKPAKMLHIEISVDEEVVEELRADGIIVATPSGSTAYSMSAGGPIVDPRVEAFLIVPICPFKLGARPIVVSNESEIKVKLLREGKRAIAVIDGQFEEEFNYPEELLFKKSDTKAYFVRLNKDFYKKVREKLTEGGINS; translated from the coding sequence ATGCATATTGGAATTGTAGCCCGTTTAGACATCCCCAAATCAGTCGAATTAGTTAAAAAAATAGCTAAATTTCTTTTGAACAAAGATATTGAAGTTTCCATAGATTCTTCGCTCATAAAAGAAATCAGTGAATTTAAAGAAATGGGTGTGGAAATTCAAGATATGCAAGCAGACATGATAATAGCCATTGGAGGCGATGGAACTATATTAAGGACCCAAAATTTTGTTAATGGTAAAAAAATTCCCATCTTAGGAATAAATTTAGGTACTGTTGGATTTTTAACAGAAATAGATCCTGAAAACACATTCACTGCATTGGAAGAAGTATTATCTGGAAATTATTTTATTGAAGAGAGAACCCTTCTAAGAGTTTATCATGGAAATGAATTACCTTCAGCCCTTAATGAAGTAGTTATGATGACCAAAAAACCAGCTAAGATGTTACATATAGAAATATCTGTTGACGAAGAAGTTGTAGAAGAATTAAGAGCTGATGGCATTATAGTGGCCACTCCCAGCGGATCTACAGCATACTCCATGTCTGCAGGAGGACCCATAGTAGATCCTCGAGTTGAAGCGTTCCTCATTGTTCCTATATGTCCATTTAAACTTGGTGCACGACCAATTGTAGTTTCCAATGAAAGTGAGATAAAAGTAAAGCTGTTAAGAGAAGGAAAAAGAGCAATTGCTGTAATCGATGGGCAATTTGAAGAAGAATTCAATTATCCGGAAGAACTATTATTTAAAAAATCAGACACCAAAGCTTATTTTGTAAGGCTTAATAAAGACTTTTACAAAAAAGTCAGGGAAAAACTTACTGAAGGCGGAATTAATTCATGA